The sequence below is a genomic window from Planktothrix sp. FACHB-1365.
AGAACTAATTCAAATTTATGATAATTTTCAGAAAAAATTAGACCAAACTCCATTACAAAATAGGCAAGGTTTAAGCATTGAACAAGTCGTTAAAAAACAGGTAACTTTTAAGGTATATGAGTGGGCTGAATGGTATTCTCTTTTCCAAAACTTGAAAAATGGAACCGTAGAGAATATTGAATCAAACGATGATTTTGACGAGATATTTGGTACAAGTACATATAGTGATGATATTCCTACAAAAACGCAAGACTTTTATGACGGATTTTCTCAGCAGATCCAATCTTCAATTGAATTGATTAAAACCGATATGGCAGAATCAATTAAAATTTTGTTGAGTCAGTTATCTGAGGAAATCACTCCGCAACGCGAAAAACTGCAACAGATTACTTCCTTGGAGATGTTCGATAGTATTAAGCAAAAATTTGGAGAAAAACAGGCAGATCAATTTAAGGTTATGATAAAATCTCTCGAACCGCAGCAAATACTCGAAACGAAGATTGTTTCAAAAATTAAAATTGATTCTTCACTAGCTGAAAAGCCTGAACTTGTTTTCCCCTTTGCTTTGTCAAGCGAGCAAGGAAAGATCAGTAAGACTTTGGATTGGGGGCTGAAAAAACCGCAAAAACCCGGTCGTCATCATGTAGAAATTTTACGATTACGACAGGAGATAGTTAATAGTATGACACTAAATCTTGTTCAACTGGTTAGTCAGGCAAATAAGGATTTGAACAAATATATTATTGTTAAAATTGTCGGACTATTGATGGCAAAATATTTACAACTTTCCAGAAATGATGATCTATTAAGGTATATTGCAAATGCAGAAACAACACAAGATAAAGTGATTCCCGCTTGGTTTAAAATTTTGCATAATATTGCTCAAAAATAAACTTGAACATGAGCTATGAAGCCTTTTGTCAAAATTAGCAAGAAAATCAACAATTATGCCAGTTAACATTACCCTGGAAAAGCAATTTCTTTTAACCCCTAAAGACAAGCAGGGCTACAAAATTGCACTACCTGAAATAAAAATAGCACCCACTTCTGATAATAATCCGTTCATTAGGAGTATAGCTGTTCGTGTCACAGGTGAGCCAAATGAAATCAGGTCAAAGATTGAAACAGCATACCAGACAATTAAGTATGGCCCTCAAGAGCCGAGACTGTGGCAATTACAGCAGCAACAGCAATCACTAATAGGAGACTGTACTTTAGAACGATCATTACATGAATTTGAGCGAGTTGATTGCCATTTAGAAATCGAAATTAAATATTTAGATTCTGATGTCAATGGTCAACCGAAGAAAGAGGAAAAAAGTATGATTCAATCCTCTTCATTATACTATCCTCCTAAAAAGGATAAGATAGAAAAACCTGAGACCGATGTAAATTTGCCTGATAAGGAAAAATCAAAACCTATGCCTCAAAATGAATATCCTCAAAATCAAATTCCTCAAAGTAAATATTACGGCTGGCTGGCTATTGATTTTGGGACATCTAACTCAACGGTGACAATTTTTGATTTCAAAGGACGTCCCTATTCTACTGATTTAGTCTTTCCTAAAGAACAAGAGGATCGCTTAAAAAAGCGTTTCAAGGAATGGTTAAGTCTTGATGTTTTTCCGGGTGTTAGTCCTAGTGAATGGGAAAATTTTGTTCAGAAATTGAAGCCTAACAATTCCAGTCTTAATTTAAAGGAAACTATTCAACAAATTGAACTAAATTTGATCGGATCAGAGAAATTCCGTCGGGCTGTTAGCGAAAAACTGTCCGAAATTTACGCTGAAGTTTTTCGGATACCCTCTTTGGAATCTCAGAATCTTTTTTCGGTTAAATTAGACATGGGTGAGGAAAAAATTTCTAGCTTAATAGAAATTACTGGCCTTACCGATCCATTGACAATTAACATGGGTAACAGGATAAAACAAAGGCAGAATAATACATTTGCTCAAGCGAAGCAAATTACAGCAGAGATTCAAAATCGATTTCACTTTTCACCTAAGCGTTATTTAGGTCAAAAAACTGAAGAGTTCTCAGTGATCCTTGAAGACGGTCAAGAATCTACCGTTACCAGCGATGAAATTATTAAAGCTGCTTATCAGCATTTAATTCAACTGACTGACAATTATCGGCAATCAGAAAATTTGGCTATAGGTCAATTTAACAAGGCAGTAGTTACTTATCCTACTGTAGCATCTCCTTTCGTTCGTCACAAATTAAAACAATATATAAGAGACCTGGGATTCGTCAATGTACAAACCAGCTATGATGAAGCAGTAGCAGTAGCTATGTTCTACCTGTTCCGAGAATTTGGGGGTGATTTGAATGTAGGCATAGATTCTGTGAAAACTCGTTGCCGCTATGATGGTCAACAATGGTCACAAAATGTTTTAGTTGTCGATATTGGTGGCGGAACTACAGATATTGCCTTGATTAATTTTACGATTGAAGAAAAAGATCTTTTTCGCCCAGGTGAAGATCGAGGTGCTGGTGGACGCTATTATATCATTACTCCTAAAATTTTAGGTTCTTCGGGTAACACCCAGTTAGGCGGTGATTTAATTACTCTACGATTATTTCGTTGGTTAAAAGTAGCGATTGCTGACTGTGTATTGACGGCGGCTCAAGATCATAGTTTAGAGTTAGAAAAACCAAGCCTAGACGAAATAATCTTTGCTAGTGAGTTAGTAGAAGGAGGAAAATTTGTAAAAGAAGGAAGATTTATTAGTGGCAGTTTGCTACAGGCTATAAACTATAAACAAGACTCGCCGCAAACAGACGAATTGAAAGCTGCTGAAAAAATTTTACCAACCCACTGGGGCATGGAACCTCGTCGTTTGCAAACCTTTTACACTTTATGGAAATACGCGGAAGATGCAAAAGTACAATTAGCTAAAGGAGAATCTGAGTTCGTCTTAACAGGACAGCAAATTACCGAAATTTTAGACCAAACTCAAATTCGCTATACCATCGATAATCCCGATAGTCTAGTAGTTGGTTTATCTCAAGAAAACTTTGATCGCATAGTTACACCTGTGATTGAAGAAGCGATTAAGCTTGCTGAAGCGCTTGTCACAAATCGCTTTGGTGAAGAAAATATTCGTGAAGATCAAAAAAATACCCCAGAAATTGATTGGTTGATTTTATCAGGGCAAACTTGTCACTTACCTCAAGTAAAGGAACAAATTTATCAAAAATTTAAACCCTCTGATTATTTTAGTTGCAATCCAGAGAAACTTACCTTTGTTCCTGATTTTTCTAAGTTAGCCACATCAATAGGTGCTTGCTATACTGAAAAACTTCTACAGTTGGGTTTCACTGGAAAGAATAAGGCATCTGCCATTAAGGATGAGTTACGCAAAGGGGTCAATCAGATTGAGATTAAGGTAGATAATTTATTTTATTATTTGCCTTGTTCTTTCAAATTATCGACTCAAAGTCCATTCAAATCTTTGTTTGATACAGGCAAAGAACTATCTCTACTTAGTCCTGGTGAATTATTAGCAAAAGCCCGCACTGATTGGATTGATGCACAATTAGCAACAGGGGTTTACAGAGAGGATTTTCCCGGTGCTAAACCGCTGTATTGGGGAGGTTTTGATGGTCAGACAATAGCAAGGAGTATAGGAATGACAGACGAGCAATTTCGTGACTCTGTTAAACTTCAGTTTGAAATCGATCAAGAATTGCAATTTAAGCTTTTTGTTTGTCAGGGAGATGCTCATTATTTAATGAAAAAAGATCTCCCTAGTTTGGATATTAATTCTTTAGAAAAGGAGAATATCTCACTACATTTATATGTAGAAAATGAACCTAACAATAAGTGTTTCCAGGATGACGATATTGTGATAATAGATAACTCCCAAGATATTGCTGTTAATGTTTTTGAAGCATACACTTTTGATGCCCCGCAGTTAATCACAGTTGTATTTAAGAGCGATGATATTAATTTACTTTTCAATAATGAAAGAAATGAAAAAGATGAAAACAAAATTAAAAAATTTCACTATGAAGATAATCCTCAATTAATCACAAAAGGATTAATTAGTGAGCCGCTACCAATTTTCCCTAACAGGGATAAACATATATTTTGCCAACGTCAAGGAGACCGTTGGTTAACAATTGGTGAGCTTGATAAACCTTTCCCGGGTTTTGAGGGTAAGTATTATGCAACTCTTGATAGTCAAGGAAAATTAAGAGTTCATGCTGGAGAAATTCCTTACTACAGTTTTGATGAAGAAGAATGTATTCAGCAAGAGGGTTGCGTTTATGTTACTGAACTAGGGTTAGAGCCTCAAAATATTAATGAGTTTCGAGACCCTTTTTCTGGAAAACAATAAATTAATTAGTTTAATCACGTTGTTGCCTTGAAATTTAGCAAAAAAATCAACCAATAACGTGATTTATAAAATGCTTTTATTTAGAGGTAAAATAGACATGGAAAAAATTAAAAATATCCTGGGAATTAATTCAAATTTATCTAACACTTTAAAATTTAGTTTGCATGGACTTCGTGCTTCCTTAGTGGCGGCTAAAAATCAGTTTCCTGATGATCAAAGTATCAGCCTTTGTAATGAACTGATTGCTGAGTTAGAAGAGATATTAAACTTAACTAACATAGAAGCAGATCCACCTGTTCCTAGTTCAGATAACTTTATGCTCAAAAGCTTAAAAGATTATGTCACTCAAAATCAAGATTTGAAAATTTATTGGGGGGACAAATTTTTAGTTCAAAGTGAGACAGATGAAGATTTATGGCAAGAAATTCAGTTGTTTCTCTTACGGGTTCCAGAAAAAATTGTTGATCATTTAAAAGATGAAATTTTAAAGCAAATGCCAGATGGGGTGAGGTTCTGGTCTCCATCAAAACTTAATATTCCTTATTATAAAGATAAACAGGTGTTCCCTGGATTGGCAAAGGGGATTAAAGCGAAGGGCTTAAATTTTTCTACCCAAACAGATTTAGATTCAAGACTCAATCCTCAAAACCAAGAATTGACAGAAGATATTGCATATCTAGGAAAAATTGTATCTGCTTGCCTCAAATTAATTGACTTAGATTCGTCTAATTTATACCATGCCTTTGAAAAAGTTTATCAGTTTGGTCTAATGTCTTTAAGCAAACAAGAAGAACGAGAAAGATATGTGAGAGCTTTAATTCAATCTTTTCATCGAGTTATAGAACCAAGTCAAGATATAGTTTCAAATTTGAACAATCACATAGCTTTAGATGAGGCAATTCATTCTTTGGTTTATAACCCTCTTGCCGCTGAAGATTCGTGGTGGGGTAATTTACAACAAGAATATCGTAACAAACTCCAGTTATTTTTTAAGCAGGCTAGAAAAGAAGGTCATAATGTATTTATTCGTTCTTTATCTGGTGATTATAGAGATGTGTATAAGGATACAAATAGAGATCAAGATATACCTCTTGACCAAGGAGAAACTCCAGGAAAAGTGTTAACTTGTTTAAGAGTCTATTCTAGCATTCAAGGAAAAGTATTTCCTGGTCGTGTTATTTACCGTCCTGAAACTCTCAGATAGGGTGAATTATTTTTTTAGTCAAGCAATAGTGAGGTTTATTCATGTCTTGGAAAGCGATCGCCTTTTCGGAAGCAGGTACAAGCCATCAAAAATCGGGGCAAACTTGCCAAGATTACGCTAAATTTATCAAACTTAATGACTTTGGAGAAACTGTCAATGATGGGGACATTATTATCGGTGCCGTATCCAAAGGCTGTGAAGGGTATAAACATTCTGATATTGGTTCTCAATTAGCAATTGAAACCGCTTTGAACTATTTG
It includes:
- a CDS encoding virulence factor SrfB; translation: MPVNITLEKQFLLTPKDKQGYKIALPEIKIAPTSDNNPFIRSIAVRVTGEPNEIRSKIETAYQTIKYGPQEPRLWQLQQQQQSLIGDCTLERSLHEFERVDCHLEIEIKYLDSDVNGQPKKEEKSMIQSSSLYYPPKKDKIEKPETDVNLPDKEKSKPMPQNEYPQNQIPQSKYYGWLAIDFGTSNSTVTIFDFKGRPYSTDLVFPKEQEDRLKKRFKEWLSLDVFPGVSPSEWENFVQKLKPNNSSLNLKETIQQIELNLIGSEKFRRAVSEKLSEIYAEVFRIPSLESQNLFSVKLDMGEEKISSLIEITGLTDPLTINMGNRIKQRQNNTFAQAKQITAEIQNRFHFSPKRYLGQKTEEFSVILEDGQESTVTSDEIIKAAYQHLIQLTDNYRQSENLAIGQFNKAVVTYPTVASPFVRHKLKQYIRDLGFVNVQTSYDEAVAVAMFYLFREFGGDLNVGIDSVKTRCRYDGQQWSQNVLVVDIGGGTTDIALINFTIEEKDLFRPGEDRGAGGRYYIITPKILGSSGNTQLGGDLITLRLFRWLKVAIADCVLTAAQDHSLELEKPSLDEIIFASELVEGGKFVKEGRFISGSLLQAINYKQDSPQTDELKAAEKILPTHWGMEPRRLQTFYTLWKYAEDAKVQLAKGESEFVLTGQQITEILDQTQIRYTIDNPDSLVVGLSQENFDRIVTPVIEEAIKLAEALVTNRFGEENIREDQKNTPEIDWLILSGQTCHLPQVKEQIYQKFKPSDYFSCNPEKLTFVPDFSKLATSIGACYTEKLLQLGFTGKNKASAIKDELRKGVNQIEIKVDNLFYYLPCSFKLSTQSPFKSLFDTGKELSLLSPGELLAKARTDWIDAQLATGVYREDFPGAKPLYWGGFDGQTIARSIGMTDEQFRDSVKLQFEIDQELQFKLFVCQGDAHYLMKKDLPSLDINSLEKENISLHLYVENEPNNKCFQDDDIVIIDNSQDIAVNVFEAYTFDAPQLITVVFKSDDINLLFNNERNEKDENKIKKFHYEDNPQLITKGLISEPLPIFPNRDKHIFCQRQGDRWLTIGELDKPFPGFEGKYYATLDSQGKLRVHAGEIPYYSFDEEECIQQEGCVYVTELGLEPQNINEFRDPFSGKQ